ATGCTTTACAGACATTGTACCTTCAGTTCTTCAATACAGTAGATATCGACTCTGATGTTTACTAAATGTATACTTAAGGCCTGAATGTGTTCAAGTACTAAACACTGAAAGTATATAAGGAAAAAATGTCTGCAAATATTTGAAGAAAATGTATCTAGCGTATCTCTTTTCTTCAATAGGCTGGTGCGCTGGTCATTCAGAGGTTTCTAGTCCTGCAGTCCTTGAAAAGGCACAGAAAATGCCACTCCAGAGCATACCATAATATGATGTGTGCACTCTGCAGATACAGTTGTATGGATATATGTATGGACCATTTCCAGAAATCTTTCCAAAATGCACATGAGTACTGGCACAGGATTGCCATAAGATGAGAAGTTACACATCACCAATAGGAGTACAGAGAAATATTTAGCTTTATTATAGGAATCTCAGCGTGTATACAAGTAAGCTAGAAAGAACTGTGAAGCCTAGTATTACGCCCAAATAGTTGAAGGCTACAGTTTCTCTTGCATGATATTGTTCTTCCTTCTCTGCTTCTTCTCTGCACAGTTCACTTCGCTGCTCACGGCACTGCTGCGCTATCCACCTAGTAATTGTTCTCTCATGAACAACCAGTTGTTCTAAACAATCTGGGGAGCTCAATCCACAATTACTGCTGGAGATGGTTAGAACCAGCAGTGCCTTGGCCACACTGCCAGAAGCTCGGAGTGCACACAGTAGATCAGACCACACATTCAGGCGGCCACACCTACCGCCGAACTCCGCTCCTTCTGGAACAACAACCACAGCAAACTCTGAGTGGATGAGTGCTGGGTGATGACGGTAAGCTACAAAATCTGCGCCATACTGCAAACCTGACCGCACCACCCAGTTCTTCGATCTGAGATGCGAGTATGCCTTGTACATCTCGGGAAATGACTCCGATGCGGAGCATAAGTGATCCCACAGCTCCCCTTCGCTCAACAGCTTCTTGCTCTCTGACACTGAGATGCACTTCAAACCATGGTAAAGATAGAAGACCTCCTCAGCCCCCAGCTGGAACCACTGTTTCTCTGCTTCGGCATTATCCAGCGCCCGGCCAAAGGCCGCACGGTTAAGAAGTGCAGCTTGCTGCAGATTCACACCGAGGGTCGCATCCCTGCCCCGACAAGATAAAGTTGCCACAAGTTTCGAGCCTTTCAGCGAGGACTGGAGCTCAGCAACAATGCTTGACATGGGGTGAGCTGCTGCCAGAGCTGCAAAGTCCTTGCCGTCTTTGCCCTTCTTCCATCTTGGACCCGCCATGTCCATAAGCTGAGAAACAGAAACAATACAGTGTCAGCTATAGTAGCCAAGTAAAGACAGATGAAGCAGAAGCACGTCGATTGTTAACTTGTACTCTATCCGGTTTACGAGAACTCAAATTTCTTGCCATTGTTTTGGCCTCATGGTTCGTGCTCCATAAGCGGCGGCCGGCTCTCAGGGGATGGATTCCCGTGCAGGGCTATAACATTGCAGTGGGCAGTATAGCTCAACTTGCAATGAGTAAAATATATCTGGACATACTGAATTACTGATGATGTAACCGGGTCTGAAAAATGAGCTTTGTTTGACATCTGAACTTTCATTTTTAGGTTGCTGGGAGGGCGAAATCAGCCGGTGATTATCGGATTATTGGCATTGACACTGATGGCAATGagtttgatgttgctatgattatAGTTCCTGTGGTTCTCTTCACTGAACATTCCAACTTCCAAGCCTACAAACTAGTAGTATGTTGTATTTTTTTCCCCCGTTTAAGCCGCATGATCCCTTTTGTTCAAATGCTGAAAGAAAGCAACCCACATTGGTGTTCATGGGACTAGGTAAGGAGACAGCAGGAAAGAAAGGAAAGTGAGGAACAGACCCAGCAAGAAACGTCGTCGACGTCGCGGGGGCCGAGCCTGGGAGGGCGCCCGAGCAAGGGCCGTCGAGGTCGAGGTCGCGGCCGCCGCGCCTTCGTCGTCGGGGGCGTGGTCGAGCGGGTGGCGGCGAGCAGACTTGCAGGCTAGGCGACAAGCCGCGCGGGGGCGAGCAGAAGATTGGGCGGGCCGTGCGGGGCGAGCAGCGGAGGCGAGCGGGGACGCGGTCGGGAGGACAGGCGGAGGTCGATGGGAAGCAGCGGcggcggggggtggcggcggcggccggttcgGGAGGcgggagaagaggaaggagagatgCGTGCGTGGTGATAGGGTTAGAAGAAAAGGGTATATTTGTCTTTTTAAGGGAGAAAGGGAGTAATTCAGAAATAACTGAGAGCTGAGTGCCATGTTGGCactttgttttatttatttattaaaagtGGTATTTTGGCATGAGAAAGAGTGACTCGCGCATATCCGCAGATGACTCGCGCATATCCGTCATCTCCATGGCCATCCGATTTGATTTAATCATACGACATGTAGCGCTACGCAGATGGGTCAACAAGTTTGCAACATTGGGCATGTTGCAAATACAAGTTTGTACCACAAACTATGTTACAACACATACGAAGGCCAACAAGTAGCCAGCCCGTTCATTTTTTTCATTGAAATATTTTCTCCAACATCTTCCTTGTTGCAAAAATACTTTCGCAACATCATCTTTGTTGCAGAAAGATAAAAGATGAAAAAAGATTTTTGTAACACAACCTTTGTTGCAAATATATTTCTGTAACATGACCTTTGTTGCAAAAGTAACGCTAAAGAAAATAACATGTCATGCTAAAAAACTCTTTATATGGTTTTGCAATCAGGACCGTAGTTGCAGAGTGAACATCGCAACAGCCAGCTTATTGCAATTCACGACGCACACGGTGGCTATTTTTGCGTCAATCTGATGACCATGAAGGCGGCCGATATTTTTGTTTTATCTGTCGACGAACGCGTACCGTCACCCTAGGGGTATTTTCACAAACAATATAGGAATGAGTATACCAGACTGTTGCAGGTTTGACGAAGGAAATAGAACACACGTGTACTATATCGTGTAGCGATTTAGCCCCTTCGCAGCGGAGAGTgactcttagagcatctccaatacaagatgcaaatttagagaTGTACAAATTTACATCTCCAAAAAAAACTTTTTACATCTCTAAAAAAGAGGCAATTCCAACAGATGATGTATATTGGAGATGTAAGAGGGCAactccaatagatgatgcaaaATGAAGATGTAGAAACTATTGGGCGGCGGCCGAATTAGGGCGGTGGCAGCACAACGTGATTCAGGGCGGCAGcgtcgcggtggcggcggcggtgcgtgGGGGCCGCGGAGGAGCGTCAGAGGGCCAACAGGGGTGGTGAATTGGTGCGAACTTTTTCTGTTTTCTACTACGTCTCCCAACAGCCACACCTAGCAACAAATCAGGGGCCACATGAGCTGCAACCGGCGTTTGGCGGAGCTGCAACCGTCTATTTGGTCGAGCTACATCCAGTGGTGCCGACTGCAACTGTGGATCACAGGAGCTGCATACAACGACGAGGAGGGCCGCACTCAGCTGTGCCCCTCGTCAGCGGAGTTGCAACCGTGCACGTCGAAGCTGCAACCAACGTTTAGGGGAGCTAGAAGGTTGGATGTGAGATGTGATTATGCTGCTGAAACCGGAGGTAAATTTTGATGGAACCAGGTAAATTTTTGCTTCAAACATGTTTTTACCTGAGATTCCTACTTGCTCAGTTTTGGTTTTGTTGGAACCAGAATTTGTTTTTGCTGGGACCGTGGTAAATTTTTGCTTCACACAATTTACCTGAATTTCCAGCGCTCTGGTTGTTTTGTTGGAACCGGAGTTATTTTTTGATGGGACCATTTTTTGATTTTGCTTCAACTGTATTTTTGGGTTGAGTTTTTGTTTCCGTTGAAACTAGGTGTTGCAGGTTGACGATGGTGGCAAGCCGGTGATGACGACACCGTGCACTGATGGGTTGTGTGATTTGATGGACCGACTTTTTGTTCAGAGTTGCATCTGGCAAGACGTGGTGCTAGAATAACGACGAGATGAGGAGGGCACACGACGATTGCTACTTCAAGCTACGGAGAGAAGTAGGGAGCTGCGATCGACGATGAtggcggtggccatggaggggCTGTCGGAGAGGTGGGACTCCCGCGGCTGCGCGGGCTGGGGAAGCGATGCAATGGGTTTCAACGATTTGGGCCGCATCCTCCCTTTTTTTCTCTTGTGGGTGTTCGGATGCGAGATGTGTGGGACAAAACGCTTCTAATCTGATGGTTGGCAGTGAGTGAAGCGGACACACAGGATGTGACTGGGCGAAATTTCCAGCCGGTGCGCGGCGCCTATCAATGGCCTATATATATTCATCAATCAATGAAAAATGAAATCTACAAATTTTCACAAGCACGTTTATCTTTTTATTTTTTGAGAAAACGGTTCATCTGTTATGTATACCGATCTCACTTTTTTTCTTGAGAAATCATACCGATCTCATCACTTTAGCAAAGGCTCACAAAACGTGACCCGACCCAGCTCGTTTTTTTTTTCCGTTTCACTCACGCACGCAGAGGAGAAAAGGCTTTAAGCCTTTAACCAGTAGCCCACTCGGCCACGCCCGCACCCTGATTATTTTTATTGAATTGTAGGCAGCGGAGAAGAGAAGCGTTGCCCACCCGCTGTTCACGCAGacgattagtcccacctcgctaaacGAGCATCAACCGGACCAGCTTATAAACCCAGCGCTCGAGGCAGTTGTCGCCCAGCGTGGTGGCGCGCGCCTGTCACTCCAGCTACGGAGGGCAAAGAGTTGGTGTGTGGAGTTGGTGGGCTCGAGCCCGTGGCAAAGGTAGTCCTGCTGGAAAGAAGTACAGCAGGGGTTGGTTGCTGATGCGCGCGCTTGTGGGGCGCGTGCTCGCTACTGGATCTTGTGGAGCCTGCGTCACAACGCAGGCCAGATCCCACCTCCTTTCTGAAAGGAGGGAATGGCCCGTCGGTGAGACGTCACTGACGTGGTGTGGAGTTTGGCCCAAGAAGTCGCCCTATGGGCCGTCGGGCATGTGCGCTGTGGGAAATGTTCCCAGCCGAGGCCCAGATGTGTGCTTGGGTTTCCATAGAGAGATGGCCACTGGGCCTGCTTTCATGGTCCACGGGTTCGCTCACTTCAACCCCATACACCAACTCTTTTTTGGTTTGCAAAAAATAATTCAATATCATGTTACGAAATTGAtatttattt
This portion of the Triticum dicoccoides isolate Atlit2015 ecotype Zavitan chromosome 7A, WEW_v2.0, whole genome shotgun sequence genome encodes:
- the LOC119331430 gene encoding probable tRNA-splicing endonuclease subunit Sen2, which codes for MDMAGPRWKKGKDGKDFAALAAAHPMSSIVAELQSSLKGSKLVATLSCRGRDATLGVNLQQAALLNRAAFGRALDNAEAEKQWFQLGAEEVFYLYHGLKCISVSESKKLLSEGELWDHLCSASESFPEMYKAYSHLRSKNWVVRSGLQYGADFVAYRHHPALIHSEFAVVVVPEGAEFGGRCGRLNVWSDLLCALRASGSVAKALLVLTISSSNCGLSSPDCLEQLVVHERTITRWIAQQCREQRSELCREEAEKEEQYHARETVAFNYLGVILGFTVLSSLLVYTLRFL